From the genome of Malus domestica chromosome 04, GDT2T_hap1, one region includes:
- the LOC139195174 gene encoding uncharacterized protein, producing the protein MPTGGSQWHQGGQPRQGEIATGGAGSSRQPSQPGQGRNPQGRGNQGNRGRGGRQQAQGRVNHMSLQEAQNHPDLIMGETYPEDDRIQGRHRGYDPSTYQF; encoded by the exons ATGCCAACTGGTGGATCGCAGTGGCATCAGGGAGGTCAGCCCCGTCAGGGGGAAATTGCTACTGGTGGTGCAGGATCATCCAGGCAGCCTAGTCAGCCAGGCCAGGGACGTAATCCTCAGGGACGAGGTAATCAGGGCAATAGAGGCCGAGGTGGACGTCAGCAAGCTCAGGGGCGAGTTAATCATATGTCCCTGCAGGaggctcagaaccatccagacttgataatgg gtgagacgtatcccgaggacgaccgcatccagggacgccacaggggttacgacccgtcgacttatca gttctag